One genomic window of Cystobacter fuscus DSM 2262 includes the following:
- a CDS encoding serine/threonine-protein kinase, which translates to MAEVFLAKAAGPMGFEKTLVLKRILPQLAQEPAFIQMFLSEAKLAARLTHPHIAQIFDFGEADGAYFLAMEYIDGPSLRALIKRAAAQGLALPPAICARLIADACEGLAFAHDFADPDTGEPLGLIHRDISPDNILLSRQGAVKVVDFGIAKAAGQAHKTESGVIKGKLAYMPSEQIRARELDRRVDVYALGVVLYELLTGQRPFISDTDAGLMQAILYEQPIPAARLRPDLPQPLRRILGKALAREREQRYPDCHDLQADLESFIVSAGKPVTTQQVAQLIRATSDTPMPAMTPAPMPTASEPPNLARRRPSSSTNEALTAKQRASPPSRDIPNTLVTPLPRSVELESTRPSRPTLPPVPASSPDMEGQEPQPMTEAARQTAVPPRPSGAAAAVRRPVMSAEKPRTSNRWGPALLGGVLLATCAGGVVLWRTKTQPEVQSPALMPGSAPEPQVAAPPAPSAGESTPRAETPAQRGPPVAAPEPAGQREDRNSASVAPIVELRVHPYAVVFVDDVRLGVTPLGGPLKLSPGRHTLKLVNDKIPRTKEIILDVKVGANSSLRVNLLAE; encoded by the coding sequence AGGTGTTCCTCGCCAAGGCCGCGGGGCCCATGGGTTTCGAGAAGACCCTGGTGCTCAAGCGCATCCTGCCCCAACTCGCGCAGGAGCCCGCCTTCATCCAGATGTTCCTGTCCGAGGCCAAGCTCGCCGCCCGGCTGACGCATCCGCACATCGCGCAGATCTTCGACTTCGGCGAGGCCGATGGCGCCTACTTCCTGGCCATGGAGTACATCGACGGCCCCAGTCTGCGCGCGCTCATCAAGCGCGCCGCGGCCCAGGGACTGGCCCTGCCGCCCGCCATATGCGCCCGGCTCATCGCCGACGCGTGCGAGGGGTTGGCCTTCGCCCACGACTTCGCGGACCCCGACACGGGCGAGCCCCTGGGGCTCATCCACCGGGACATCAGCCCGGACAACATCCTGCTGTCCCGGCAGGGAGCGGTGAAGGTGGTGGACTTCGGCATCGCCAAGGCCGCCGGGCAGGCCCACAAGACCGAGAGCGGCGTCATCAAGGGCAAGCTGGCGTACATGCCGTCCGAACAGATACGGGCCAGGGAACTGGACCGGCGTGTGGATGTGTACGCGCTCGGGGTGGTGCTCTACGAGCTGCTCACGGGCCAGCGCCCCTTCATCTCGGACACGGACGCCGGGCTGATGCAGGCCATCCTCTACGAGCAGCCCATTCCCGCGGCCCGGCTCCGTCCGGATCTGCCACAGCCCCTCAGGCGGATTCTCGGCAAGGCACTCGCCAGGGAGCGCGAGCAACGCTACCCGGACTGCCACGACTTGCAGGCGGACCTGGAGAGCTTCATCGTCTCCGCCGGCAAGCCCGTGACGACGCAGCAGGTGGCCCAGCTCATCCGGGCGACCTCGGACACGCCGATGCCGGCCATGACACCGGCCCCCATGCCGACGGCTTCCGAGCCACCGAACCTCGCCAGGAGACGCCCCTCCTCGAGCACGAACGAGGCGCTGACCGCGAAGCAGCGCGCGTCCCCACCCTCGAGGGACATCCCCAACACCCTCGTCACCCCGCTCCCCCGGAGCGTCGAACTCGAATCAACGCGCCCGTCACGGCCCACCCTGCCACCCGTCCCCGCGTCCTCCCCCGACATGGAGGGCCAGGAACCACAGCCGATGACGGAGGCGGCGCGTCAGACGGCCGTGCCGCCACGCCCTTCGGGTGCCGCCGCGGCCGTGCGACGCCCCGTCATGTCAGCGGAGAAGCCCCGCACCTCGAATCGGTGGGGGCCCGCGCTGCTGGGCGGCGTGCTGCTGGCGACGTGCGCCGGCGGCGTGGTGCTCTGGCGGACGAAGACCCAGCCGGAGGTTCAAAGCCCCGCACTCATGCCCGGGAGCGCACCCGAGCCCCAGGTCGCGGCCCCACCAGCGCCCAGCGCGGGCGAGTCGACTCCGCGCGCGGAAACCCCGGCGCAAAGGGGGCCTCCCGTGGCGGCTCCGGAGCCCGCCGGACAGAGGGAAGACAGGAACTCCGCGTCGGTCGCGCCCATCGTGGAATTGCGCGTCCATCCCTACGCCGTGGTTTTCGTGGATGACGTGCGTCTGGGCGTAACTCCCTTGGGGGGGCCGCTGAAGCTGAGCCCAGGGCGCCACACCCTGAAGCTGGTCAACGACAAGATTCCCAGGACGAAGGAGATCATCCTCGACGTGAAGGTGGGAGCGAACAGCTCCCTCCGGGTCAATCTACTCGCGGAGTGA